In one Mesorhizobium australicum genomic region, the following are encoded:
- a CDS encoding ABC transporter permease, with protein sequence MTAFLLKRLLIGLATLLVASMVVFGVMEVLPGDPALLMLGMNAAPEALETLRQQMGLHDPLIVRYLDWVGGLAVGDFGRSYTYSSPVIDLIGERLAVSLPLALISLALSTVIAIPVGLFSAARRGRLADSIAMGTAQVGVAIPNFWFALLLIYVFAVWLRLVPAGGFPGWAGGIWPGIKSLILPAVALALPQAAILARVTRSALLEVLGEDYIRTARAKGMPRRTVLWRHALRNAMIPVLTILGLQFAFLLAGTIIIENVFYLPGLGRLIFQAITQRDLIVVEGVVMLLVATVVVVNLLVDLAYALVDPRLRVRT encoded by the coding sequence ATGACCGCCTTCCTTCTCAAACGCCTGCTGATCGGCCTTGCGACGCTCCTCGTGGCGTCCATGGTCGTTTTCGGCGTCATGGAGGTTCTGCCGGGTGATCCCGCACTGCTGATGCTCGGCATGAACGCCGCGCCGGAAGCCCTTGAAACGCTCAGACAGCAGATGGGCCTGCATGATCCCCTGATCGTCCGCTATCTCGACTGGGTCGGCGGGCTGGCGGTCGGCGATTTCGGCCGCTCCTATACTTATTCCTCTCCTGTGATCGATCTGATCGGCGAGCGCCTCGCCGTCTCTCTGCCGCTGGCGCTGATATCGCTCGCGCTGTCGACGGTGATCGCCATTCCGGTCGGCCTGTTCTCCGCCGCCCGCCGCGGCAGGCTCGCCGATTCCATCGCGATGGGCACCGCCCAGGTCGGCGTCGCGATCCCGAACTTCTGGTTCGCGCTGCTGCTGATCTATGTCTTTGCCGTCTGGCTGCGCCTCGTGCCGGCCGGAGGGTTTCCGGGCTGGGCGGGCGGCATCTGGCCCGGCATCAAGTCGCTGATCCTGCCGGCCGTGGCGCTTGCGCTGCCGCAGGCGGCGATCCTGGCGCGCGTCACCCGCTCTGCCCTGCTCGAAGTGCTGGGCGAGGACTACATCCGCACCGCCCGCGCCAAGGGAATGCCGCGCCGCACGGTGCTGTGGCGGCATGCGCTGCGCAACGCGATGATCCCGGTGCTCACCATCCTCGGCCTGCAGTTCGCTTTCCTGCTCGCCGGCACGATCATCATTGAGAACGTGTTCTACCTGCCCGGCCTCGGCCGCCTGATCTTCCAGGCGATCACGCAGCGCGATCTGATCGTGGTCGAGGGCGTCGTCATGCTGCTCGTGGCCACGGTGGTCGTCGTCAATCTTCTTGTGGATCTCGCCTATGCGCTCGTCGACCCGCGGCTGAGGGTGCGGACGTGA
- a CDS encoding ABC transporter permease, with protein sequence MSAEPITAPEEESILRLAFRNRSFVIGLVITALIAAMALVSFFWTPYDVTDLVVANRMKPPSSEFLFGTDHFGRDILSMIMVGARNSIAVAFVAVGIGMALGIPLGCWAAARGGWVDETLMRFNDLVFAFPALLSAVMITAIFGPGAVNAIIAIGIFNIPVFARVARAGALALWPREFILAARASGKGKTLITIEHILPNIVSMLLVQGTIQFALGILAEAGLSYLGLGAQPPMPTWGRMLFDAQTRMMVAPYLALFPGMAIVITVLGLNLLGDGLRDVLDPKLRRER encoded by the coding sequence GTGAGCGCCGAACCGATCACTGCGCCGGAGGAGGAGAGCATCCTCCGCCTCGCGTTCCGCAACCGCTCCTTCGTCATCGGCCTGGTCATCACCGCGCTGATCGCGGCCATGGCGCTGGTCTCCTTCTTCTGGACCCCATACGACGTCACCGATCTCGTCGTCGCCAATCGGATGAAGCCGCCTTCGTCCGAATTCCTGTTCGGCACCGACCATTTCGGCCGCGACATCCTGTCGATGATCATGGTCGGCGCCCGGAACTCGATCGCCGTCGCCTTCGTCGCGGTCGGCATCGGCATGGCGCTGGGTATTCCGCTGGGCTGCTGGGCCGCAGCGCGCGGGGGCTGGGTCGACGAGACGCTGATGCGCTTCAACGACCTCGTCTTCGCCTTCCCCGCCCTGCTCTCCGCTGTGATGATCACGGCGATCTTCGGTCCCGGCGCGGTCAACGCGATCATCGCCATCGGCATCTTCAACATCCCGGTCTTCGCCCGCGTCGCCCGCGCCGGCGCATTGGCGCTGTGGCCGCGCGAATTCATCCTCGCCGCCCGTGCCTCCGGCAAGGGCAAGACGCTGATCACCATCGAGCACATCCTGCCCAACATCGTCTCGATGCTCCTGGTGCAGGGCACGATCCAGTTCGCGCTCGGCATCCTCGCCGAAGCAGGTCTGTCCTATCTCGGCCTCGGCGCGCAGCCGCCAATGCCCACCTGGGGCCGCATGCTGTTCGACGCCCAGACGCGCATGATGGTGGCGCCTTACCTCGCACTCTTTCCCGGCATGGCGATCGTCATCACCGTGCTCGGCCTCAATCTGCTCGGCGACGGTCTGCGCGACGTCCTCGACCCGAAGCTGAGGCGCGAACGGTGA
- a CDS encoding ABC transporter ATP-binding protein has protein sequence MSLLEIEKLKLDIGGTPILKGIDLAIDKGEVMGLVGESGSGKSMTALAIMQLLPQAAKASGRLIFDGIDILSSTENAMCRLRGDDIGMVFQEPMTALNPVKTIGEQVAEGIRWHTGANRADAEARARQILDRVGLPEAKFPLSRYPHELSGGQRQRVVIAIACALKPKLLIADEPTTALDVVLQKQILELLKDLVDEQKMGLLLISHDLAVVADMSDRVTIMRHGEVMEDGETAQTLSEQVHPYTRQLAQASMHVPERPNKHAASATADNLLEVSQVVRDYPGRRISLLKKGEPFRAVGGVSFSMKPGQSIALVGRSGCGKSTLARMILALDHPTSGDIRFMGESLVGKDEAKLRPFRRNMQVVFQDPYGSFNPRHKVERLVSEPLHLLDHKPSPQERRELVANALHEVGLKPADMDKYPHEFSGGQRQRISIARAIITRPKLIVADEPVSALDVSIRAQVLDLFADLNQRLGVAYLFITHDLTVARAITDEVMVMHDGRMVEEGRTGEILDHPKSDAAKALVDAAPDLHRAIARRLQEQG, from the coding sequence GTGAGCCTGCTCGAGATCGAAAAGCTGAAGCTCGACATCGGCGGCACGCCGATCCTCAAGGGCATCGACCTCGCCATCGACAAGGGCGAGGTCATGGGCCTCGTCGGCGAGTCGGGGTCCGGCAAATCGATGACCGCCCTGGCGATCATGCAGCTCCTGCCCCAGGCCGCGAAGGCATCGGGCCGCCTCATCTTTGACGGCATCGACATCCTCTCCTCGACCGAGAACGCGATGTGCCGGCTGCGCGGCGACGATATCGGCATGGTGTTCCAGGAGCCCATGACGGCGCTCAACCCGGTCAAGACAATCGGCGAGCAGGTGGCGGAAGGCATTCGCTGGCACACCGGCGCCAATCGCGCCGACGCAGAGGCGCGCGCGCGCCAAATCCTCGACCGCGTCGGCCTGCCTGAGGCGAAATTCCCCCTCTCCCGCTACCCGCACGAACTGTCCGGCGGACAGCGCCAGCGCGTCGTCATCGCGATCGCCTGCGCTCTGAAGCCAAAGCTGCTCATCGCCGACGAGCCCACCACCGCGCTCGATGTCGTGCTGCAGAAGCAGATCCTCGAACTGCTCAAGGATCTCGTCGACGAGCAGAAGATGGGACTGCTGCTGATCAGCCACGACCTCGCCGTCGTGGCCGACATGTCCGATCGGGTCACCATCATGCGCCATGGCGAGGTGATGGAGGACGGCGAGACCGCACAGACGCTTTCGGAACAGGTTCACCCCTATACACGCCAACTTGCCCAGGCCTCGATGCACGTGCCCGAGCGGCCGAACAAGCACGCTGCAAGCGCGACCGCCGACAACCTGCTGGAGGTCAGCCAGGTCGTCCGCGACTATCCGGGTCGACGCATCTCGCTGCTGAAGAAGGGGGAACCCTTCCGGGCAGTCGGTGGCGTCTCGTTCTCGATGAAACCCGGCCAGTCGATTGCGCTGGTCGGCCGCTCCGGCTGCGGCAAGTCCACCCTCGCCCGCATGATCCTCGCGCTCGACCACCCGACATCGGGCGACATTCGCTTCATGGGCGAGAGCCTCGTCGGCAAGGACGAGGCTAAGCTGCGCCCGTTCCGCCGCAACATGCAGGTCGTGTTCCAGGATCCCTATGGTTCGTTCAATCCGCGCCACAAGGTCGAGCGGCTCGTCTCAGAGCCGCTTCACCTCCTCGACCACAAGCCGTCGCCGCAGGAAAGGCGCGAGCTGGTCGCGAACGCGCTGCATGAGGTTGGGCTAAAGCCGGCCGACATGGACAAGTATCCGCACGAGTTCTCGGGCGGTCAGCGCCAGCGCATCTCGATCGCGCGCGCCATCATCACCCGTCCGAAGCTGATCGTCGCCGACGAACCAGTCTCCGCGCTCGACGTGTCGATCCGCGCGCAGGTGCTCGACCTCTTCGCCGACCTCAACCAGCGGCTGGGCGTCGCCTACCTCTTCATCACCCACGACCTCACGGTGGCGCGTGCGATCACCGACGAAGTGATGGTGATGCATGACGGCAGGATGGTCGAGGAAGGTCGCACAGGCGAGATACTCGACCATCCGAAATCGGACGCCGCCAAGGCGCTGGTCGACGCGGCCCCCGATCTCCATCGCGCCATCGCGCGCCGCCTGCAGGAACAGGGCTGA
- a CDS encoding sulfotransferase family 2 domain-containing protein, whose translation MTSTQHPGKSGGRAHDLRAVVSHRYGFVYVPVPKCGTTTMDRVLHIIHGIEDSEYRIDTDHAARYTPGRKSGRDIETLYVPVKYVRRFRHQFDDYTWISVIRNPYDRLVSMYNYDVRRYAKYFDRRTYLYAGLFKRAAFVLGRDPRTTQRNAILRRIGFDRFVRGLEKSGTDFDIHFMRQTDIMFYDLLSYDRLIDVDRLSTDLPPLLRKLGVQEELVERLTPFPRSNPSRPSDARYDETTRATAYRLYQPDFAALTPWTSSVPGE comes from the coding sequence ATGACCAGCACCCAGCATCCAGGCAAGAGCGGCGGTCGGGCACATGATTTGAGAGCCGTCGTCTCGCACAGATACGGGTTCGTCTATGTTCCTGTCCCTAAATGCGGCACCACGACGATGGACCGCGTCCTGCACATCATCCACGGCATCGAGGATTCGGAGTATCGGATCGATACGGATCACGCGGCCCGCTATACGCCGGGCCGGAAATCCGGCCGTGACATCGAAACGCTCTACGTTCCGGTGAAATACGTCAGAAGATTCAGGCACCAATTCGACGACTACACATGGATATCCGTCATCCGGAATCCCTATGATCGCCTGGTGTCGATGTACAATTACGACGTGCGCCGATATGCGAAGTACTTCGACCGCAGGACCTATCTGTATGCGGGCCTGTTCAAGAGGGCTGCCTTTGTTCTGGGCCGCGATCCTCGGACCACGCAGCGGAACGCGATACTCCGCAGAATCGGATTCGACAGGTTCGTCCGCGGGCTCGAAAAGAGCGGGACGGACTTCGACATTCATTTCATGCGGCAGACGGACATCATGTTCTACGATCTCCTCTCCTACGATCGGCTGATCGATGTCGACAGGCTGTCCACCGACCTTCCGCCCTTGCTGAGAAAACTCGGGGTCCAGGAAGAGCTCGTCGAACGCCTGACGCCATTCCCCCGCTCAAACCCGTCGAGACCTTCTGATGCCCGCTATGACGAGACGACGCGCGCGACGGCCTACCGCCTATATCAGCCGGACTTTGCCGCCCTCACGCCGTGGACATCGTCAGTCCCCGGCGAATAG
- a CDS encoding TerB family tellurite resistance protein, translated as MLMIAGLIEKVRVLFEGDPAVRRVADDPVLTAELMLLFRMVLADGEAAGPELEAFKRICRDGFGIGEESLKEVLKYLQDFGYENTTARSLGAFGELPLARRITLARHMTEIAKADEKLSAQEIDLLKRTVSLLHIDPRELVRPE; from the coding sequence ATGCTCATGATCGCTGGCCTGATCGAGAAAGTGCGGGTGCTGTTCGAAGGTGACCCGGCGGTCAGGCGCGTCGCCGACGATCCCGTGCTGACGGCCGAGCTGATGCTGCTCTTCAGAATGGTGCTCGCCGACGGCGAGGCGGCGGGGCCGGAACTCGAAGCGTTCAAGCGCATCTGCCGTGACGGCTTCGGCATCGGCGAGGAGAGCCTGAAGGAGGTGCTGAAATACCTCCAGGACTTCGGCTATGAGAACACGACGGCGCGTTCGCTCGGCGCGTTCGGCGAGTTGCCGCTGGCGCGCCGTATCACGCTCGCCCGCCACATGACGGAGATCGCGAAGGCGGACGAGAAACTGTCGGCGCAGGAAATCGATCTGCTCAAGCGCACCGTTTCGCTGCTCCATATCGATCCGCGCGAATTGGTACGGCCAGAATAG
- a CDS encoding helix-turn-helix domain-containing protein, whose product MDMHATYVPGPPVPPDGFEMLRRPAALGISSCVHEFIHYRETVPGLFRQVETASLVVPLVISFGTPFAIGLGRDPGSDDTYGSFASGLFPGQVVIHSTGLSDCIQVNFTPLGAWRFFGLPMSELAARMVALDDLAQSDMRELRQRLADLADPVRRLDLIESFVTGRLLRSAAHDPVSEAAYELLLRRNGDVRISRLAARLDLSRKHLAERFRAAIGVPPKTLARIMRFKRAQQLARAGEDWADIAAACGYADQAHLTREFQEMSGSTPTAWKAAA is encoded by the coding sequence ATGGACATGCATGCCACTTACGTGCCTGGCCCGCCCGTTCCACCCGACGGGTTCGAGATGCTGCGGCGTCCCGCAGCCCTTGGCATATCGTCCTGCGTCCACGAATTCATTCACTACCGCGAGACGGTTCCGGGCCTGTTCAGGCAGGTCGAAACCGCATCCCTGGTCGTTCCGCTGGTTATCAGCTTCGGCACGCCGTTCGCGATCGGGCTCGGCCGCGACCCAGGCTCGGACGACACCTACGGCAGTTTCGCCTCCGGGCTCTTTCCCGGGCAGGTGGTGATCCACTCGACGGGCCTTTCAGACTGTATCCAGGTCAACTTCACGCCGCTCGGTGCCTGGCGCTTCTTCGGCCTGCCGATGAGCGAACTGGCGGCCCGGATGGTCGCGCTCGATGACCTCGCACAGAGTGACATGCGCGAGCTGCGCCAACGCCTTGCAGATCTGGCCGACCCCGTGCGCAGGCTCGATCTCATCGAGAGCTTCGTCACCGGCCGGCTGCTCCGCTCCGCCGCGCACGACCCTGTTTCCGAGGCAGCCTACGAACTGCTGCTCCGTCGCAACGGCGATGTGCGCATATCGCGGCTCGCAGCGCGGCTCGACCTGTCGCGCAAGCATCTCGCCGAACGCTTCCGCGCGGCAATAGGCGTACCGCCGAAGACGCTCGCGCGTATCATGCGCTTCAAGCGCGCCCAACAACTGGCGCGCGCCGGCGAGGACTGGGCCGATATCGCAGCCGCATGCGGCTATGCCGACCAGGCGCATCTCACGCGCGAATTCCAGGAAATGTCCGGCTCGACACCGACGGCATGGAAGGCAGCCGCCTGA
- a CDS encoding VOC family protein, which yields MTIEAPRLFPTFRYRDAARMIDWLVEAFGFSVNAKFMDGEKVGHAQLSFGSSMIMLGSVRDDEYGRMVGAPGDNGGKSVYIAVDDCDAACERAKAAGATILQEPTDRDYGSREFICADPEGVVWSLGTYWPKADGDAA from the coding sequence ATGACGATCGAAGCCCCTCGCCTCTTCCCCACTTTCCGCTACCGCGACGCAGCCCGGATGATCGACTGGCTGGTCGAGGCCTTCGGCTTTTCCGTCAACGCGAAGTTCATGGACGGCGAGAAGGTGGGTCATGCGCAACTCTCCTTCGGCTCGTCCATGATCATGCTGGGCAGCGTTCGCGACGACGAATATGGCCGCATGGTCGGCGCGCCCGGCGACAATGGCGGCAAGTCGGTCTACATCGCCGTCGACGATTGCGACGCCGCCTGCGAGCGCGCCAAAGCCGCCGGCGCAACGATCCTCCAGGAACCTACCGATCGCGACTACGGCAGCCGCGAATTCATCTGCGCCGACCCCGAAGGCGTCGTCTGGTCGCTCGGCACCTACTGGCCGAAGGCGGACGGAGATGCCGCGTGA
- a CDS encoding cupin domain-containing protein, whose protein sequence is MSGGPIVLGPTEGRVYEMPDMRAVFKADGEETGERYSVSEWWVKLHGKGPGPHLHATEDELFYVIAGTMSVMVADAWRDLAAGSFIRIPAGTVHDFENRTTEPAALLNVFMGAFEHNMPAIVAWYEEHR, encoded by the coding sequence GTGAGCGGCGGCCCGATCGTGCTCGGCCCCACCGAAGGCCGCGTCTACGAGATGCCGGACATGCGCGCCGTCTTCAAAGCGGACGGCGAAGAGACGGGCGAGCGCTACAGCGTTTCCGAATGGTGGGTGAAGCTACACGGGAAAGGCCCCGGACCACATTTGCACGCTACGGAGGACGAGCTTTTCTACGTGATCGCCGGCACGATGTCGGTGATGGTCGCAGATGCATGGCGCGACCTCGCAGCCGGCTCGTTCATCCGCATCCCTGCGGGAACCGTGCACGATTTCGAGAACCGGACGACCGAACCGGCAGCACTTCTCAACGTCTTCATGGGTGCGTTCGAGCACAACATGCCGGCGATCGTGGCGTGGTACGAAGAGCACCGCTGA
- a CDS encoding cobyric acid synthase, with product MAKAIMLQGTGSDVGKTVLVAGLCRAAMRRGIRVAPFKPQNMSNNAAVAAHPDGGSGEIGRAQWLQALACGIRPTVDMNPVLLKPQSDIGAQVVVHGRVAGEAGARDYQNLKGRLLGAVMESWSRLSAGADLIVVEGAGSPAEINLRDRDIANMGFATKADVPVVLVGDIDRGGVIAAIAGTHLVLPEADRDMIAGFLINKFRGDLSLFDDGLAAITRFTGWRSFGVVPWLREAALLPSEDSVVLDRLARGGDKALKVAVPMLPRIANFDDLDPLKAEPEVEVIFVPPGSRLPSDALLVVIPGSKATIADLASFRALGWADDLAAHVARGGYVVGLCGGYQMLGTSVADPHRIEGGGGRVDGLRLLDIETVLESEKTVGEADGFSLAFDAAVHGYEIHLGRTGGADCARPLVEIGGRPDGAISGNGRIMGTYLHGLFGSTAFRRAFLARLGVEGGAFDHRRKVEEALDAIAEHLERSIDVDGLLAVAR from the coding sequence ATGGCGAAGGCCATCATGCTTCAGGGCACTGGATCGGACGTCGGCAAGACGGTGCTGGTGGCGGGCCTCTGCCGCGCGGCGATGCGGCGCGGCATTCGAGTGGCGCCGTTCAAGCCGCAGAACATGTCGAACAATGCGGCGGTTGCTGCGCATCCCGACGGCGGTTCCGGCGAGATCGGCCGGGCGCAGTGGCTGCAGGCACTGGCCTGCGGCATCCGGCCGACCGTGGACATGAACCCGGTGCTGCTGAAGCCGCAGTCCGACATCGGCGCCCAGGTGGTGGTGCATGGCAGGGTTGCAGGAGAGGCCGGCGCGCGGGATTACCAGAACCTGAAGGGCCGGCTGCTCGGCGCAGTGATGGAGAGCTGGTCACGGCTTTCGGCAGGCGCCGACCTGATCGTCGTCGAAGGAGCAGGATCGCCGGCCGAGATCAACCTGCGCGACCGCGACATCGCCAATATGGGCTTCGCCACCAAGGCGGACGTTCCCGTGGTGCTCGTCGGCGACATCGACCGGGGAGGGGTGATCGCGGCGATCGCCGGCACGCACCTAGTCCTCCCGGAAGCGGACCGGGACATGATCGCAGGCTTCCTGATCAACAAGTTCCGCGGCGACCTTTCGCTTTTCGACGATGGACTGGCGGCGATCACCCGCTTCACCGGCTGGCGATCCTTTGGCGTCGTGCCGTGGCTGCGCGAGGCGGCTTTGCTGCCGTCTGAGGATTCCGTGGTACTCGACCGCCTGGCGCGTGGCGGCGACAAGGCCCTCAAGGTAGCGGTGCCGATGCTGCCGCGCATCGCGAATTTCGACGATCTCGATCCGCTGAAGGCGGAGCCGGAGGTCGAGGTGATCTTCGTGCCACCGGGATCGCGGCTGCCTTCGGATGCTTTGCTGGTGGTGATACCCGGCTCGAAGGCGACGATCGCCGACCTTGCAAGCTTCCGCGCGCTGGGCTGGGCGGATGATCTCGCCGCTCACGTCGCCCGCGGCGGGTACGTCGTCGGCCTCTGCGGCGGCTATCAGATGCTAGGGACCAGCGTTGCGGACCCGCATCGCATCGAAGGCGGAGGAGGGCGGGTGGACGGTCTTCGTCTGCTCGACATCGAGACGGTGCTGGAGTCGGAGAAGACCGTCGGTGAGGCGGACGGGTTCTCGCTCGCGTTCGACGCTGCCGTTCATGGCTACGAGATTCATCTGGGCCGCACCGGCGGGGCCGATTGCGCGCGGCCGCTGGTCGAGATCGGCGGCAGGCCGGATGGAGCCATATCGGGCAACGGGCGCATCATGGGAACCTATCTGCATGGCCTGTTCGGCTCGACCGCGTTCCGCCGGGCCTTTCTGGCGCGACTGGGCGTGGAGGGCGGGGCGTTCGATCATCGTCGCAAGGTCGAGGAGGCGCTTGACGCGATAGCAGAACATCTGGAGCGATCGATCGACGTGGATGGCCTGCTCGCTGTTGCGCGGTAG
- a CDS encoding dimethylsulfonioproprionate lyase family protein, protein MGKIAQDLLIETRAFLAGSGPLIADFIAPWALELPERTLEEASLPCLDHLDACAASAEGGSGEELARLLAERGQRLRWGQTYTASDFGQDFLDNYGWLELVGTRGHFVDDNVACGFLLLGPGVHYPDHHHEAEEIYIPLTGGALWRKGDGEFAARAAGEIIHHPSHVNHAMRTGDDPLLALYLWRGGPLAARSIVTGRAG, encoded by the coding sequence ATGGGAAAAATCGCACAGGACCTTCTGATTGAAACGCGCGCCTTCCTGGCCGGGAGCGGGCCCCTGATCGCCGATTTCATCGCGCCCTGGGCGCTGGAGCTTCCCGAGCGGACACTGGAGGAGGCATCCCTGCCGTGCCTTGACCATCTCGATGCCTGTGCGGCGAGCGCCGAGGGAGGTTCGGGCGAGGAACTGGCGCGCCTGCTCGCGGAGAGGGGCCAGCGGCTCCGCTGGGGTCAGACCTACACGGCGAGCGACTTCGGCCAGGATTTCCTCGACAATTACGGCTGGCTGGAGCTGGTGGGCACGCGCGGCCACTTCGTCGACGACAACGTCGCCTGCGGCTTCCTGCTGCTCGGACCCGGCGTGCACTACCCGGATCATCATCACGAGGCGGAGGAGATCTATATTCCCCTGACCGGCGGCGCGTTGTGGCGAAAGGGCGATGGCGAATTCGCGGCGCGGGCGGCGGGTGAGATTATCCATCATCCCTCCCATGTGAACCACGCCATGAGGACCGGCGACGATCCGCTGCTTGCGCTCTATCTGTGGCGCGGCGGGCCGCTCGCCGCGCGCTCGATCGTCACCGGCAGGGCCGGCTGA
- a CDS encoding acyl-CoA dehydrogenase family protein: protein MDATVDQASGQFELNADQRAIQEMAAAFAGDRVAPNALEWDKKRYFPSDVVRETGALGLGGIYVRDDVGGSGLGRMDAVLIFEALARACPAFSAFISIHNMAAWMIDVFGDDDQRQRFLPKITSMEWLASYALTEPSAGSDAAALKTRAVRGPGNGADYTLNGTKQFISGAGDNDVYVVMARTGEDGPKGVSTFVIPKDAPGLKFGALESKMGWHMQPTRQVIFEDCKVPAENRLSAEGMGFRIAMAGLDGGRLNIAACSLGGAQSALDKALQYASERQAFGQAIDRFQSMQFKLADMETELQASRIFLYAAASKLDAKSHDAGKWSAMAKRFVTDTGFKIANDALQVFGGYGYLHDYGVEKLVRDLRVHQILEGTNEIMRVIVARHLIGR, encoded by the coding sequence ATGGATGCGACGGTCGATCAGGCCTCGGGCCAGTTCGAGCTCAACGCAGACCAACGTGCGATCCAGGAGATGGCGGCGGCCTTCGCCGGGGATCGCGTGGCCCCGAATGCGCTGGAGTGGGACAAGAAGCGCTATTTCCCCTCCGACGTGGTCCGCGAGACCGGAGCGCTCGGCCTAGGCGGCATCTATGTCCGCGACGACGTCGGCGGCTCGGGCCTCGGCCGCATGGACGCGGTGTTGATCTTCGAGGCGCTGGCGCGGGCGTGCCCGGCCTTCTCCGCCTTCATCTCGATCCACAACATGGCAGCCTGGATGATCGACGTCTTCGGCGACGACGATCAGCGGCAGCGCTTCCTGCCGAAAATCACGTCGATGGAATGGCTGGCGAGCTATGCGCTGACGGAACCCTCGGCGGGCTCCGACGCAGCGGCGTTGAAGACGCGCGCGGTGCGCGGTCCCGGCAACGGCGCGGACTACACCCTCAACGGCACCAAGCAGTTCATCTCCGGCGCCGGCGACAACGACGTCTACGTCGTAATGGCGCGCACCGGTGAGGACGGTCCGAAGGGCGTGTCGACCTTCGTGATCCCGAAGGACGCGCCGGGGCTCAAGTTCGGCGCTCTGGAATCCAAGATGGGCTGGCACATGCAGCCGACCCGGCAAGTGATCTTCGAGGATTGCAAGGTGCCGGCGGAGAACCGCCTCTCGGCCGAGGGCATGGGCTTCCGCATCGCCATGGCAGGTCTCGACGGCGGCCGGCTCAACATCGCCGCCTGCTCGCTGGGCGGCGCCCAGTCCGCGCTCGACAAGGCGCTGCAATACGCCTCGGAACGACAGGCCTTCGGCCAGGCCATCGATCGCTTTCAGTCCATGCAGTTCAAGCTCGCCGACATGGAGACCGAGCTGCAGGCCTCGCGCATCTTCCTCTACGCGGCCGCCTCGAAGCTGGACGCCAAGTCGCACGACGCCGGCAAATGGTCGGCGATGGCCAAGCGCTTCGTCACCGACACCGGCTTCAAGATCGCCAACGATGCGCTCCAGGTCTTCGGCGGCTACGGTTACCTGCACGACTACGGCGTCGAGAAGCTCGTCCGCGATCTCCGCGTCCACCAGATTCTCGAAGGCACCAACGAAATCATGCGCGTCATCGTCGCGAGGCATTTGATCGGGCGGTAG
- the mmsB gene encoding 3-hydroxyisobutyrate dehydrogenase gives MTTIAFIGLGNMGNPMAANLVKAGHTVFGFDLVPANLEAATKNGVTVMANAPAAVKDADVVITMLPAGKHVLSVYEDIAPKAKSGALFIDSSTIDVNSARKAHAIAGKYGLLSIDAPVSGGTGGATAGTLTFMAGGSKDAFTMAEPILKPMAGKIVHCGDAGAGQAAKICNNMILGISMIGVGEAFVLAEKLGLSHQALYDVASTSSGQCWSLTTYCPVPGPVPTSPANRDYKPGFAAALMLKDLKLAQEAASSSGAVTPLGAEAAQLYALYAAQGGGDADFSGIIRFLRGE, from the coding sequence ATGACCACCATCGCCTTCATCGGTCTCGGCAACATGGGCAATCCCATGGCCGCCAATCTTGTCAAGGCCGGCCACACCGTGTTCGGTTTCGACCTCGTGCCCGCCAATCTTGAGGCGGCGACGAAGAACGGCGTGACCGTGATGGCGAACGCGCCGGCGGCGGTGAAGGATGCCGACGTGGTGATCACCATGCTGCCGGCGGGCAAGCACGTCCTCTCCGTCTACGAGGACATCGCGCCCAAGGCCAAATCCGGCGCGCTTTTCATCGATTCCTCGACCATCGACGTCAATTCCGCGCGAAAGGCGCATGCGATCGCCGGCAAGTACGGCCTTCTTTCGATCGACGCGCCGGTTTCCGGCGGCACAGGTGGTGCGACGGCCGGCACGCTGACCTTCATGGCCGGGGGCTCGAAAGACGCTTTCACCATGGCCGAGCCGATCCTCAAGCCGATGGCGGGCAAGATCGTCCACTGCGGCGATGCGGGCGCCGGACAGGCGGCCAAGATCTGCAACAACATGATCCTCGGCATTTCCATGATCGGTGTCGGCGAGGCCTTCGTACTCGCTGAAAAGCTCGGCTTGTCGCATCAGGCTCTTTACGACGTCGCCTCCACGTCGTCCGGACAATGCTGGTCGCTCACCACCTATTGCCCGGTCCCGGGTCCTGTTCCGACCTCGCCTGCGAACCGCGACTACAAGCCGGGCTTCGCGGCCGCGCTGATGCTCAAGGATCTCAAGCTCGCCCAGGAGGCCGCGTCCTCGTCCGGCGCCGTAACGCCTCTGGGCGCGGAAGCGGCCCAGCTTTACGCGCTCTATGCGGCGCAGGGCGGCGGCGACGCGGATTTCTCGGGAATTATCCGCTTCCTGCGCGGTGAGTGA